Proteins found in one Muntiacus reevesi chromosome 2, mMunRee1.1, whole genome shotgun sequence genomic segment:
- the LOC136157584 gene encoding LOW QUALITY PROTEIN: zinc finger protein 135-like (The sequence of the model RefSeq protein was modified relative to this genomic sequence to represent the inferred CDS: substituted 1 base at 1 genomic stop codon), with the protein MDIGEKTYNCYDNGKVVNQSSKLIQQQRFQSKRKHCKCSTCGKVFSNSPNRSRHRKVHTGRKHFKCAACGKAFNQNSSLTEHQQIHTRERPYECTECGKAFKKSSTLTQHQRIHSGERPYKCTECGKAFIRYYFLSQHQRIHTGERPYKCTACGKAFNQRSALTGHQRIHTGERPYKCTSCGKAFKQRSALTEHHQIHTEERPYKCTACGKAFIRYYFLSRHKRIHTAERPYECTACGKAFKQRSALTGHQRIHTGERPYKCTACGKAFKQRSALTGHQRIHTGERPYKCTSCGKAFKQRSALTEHHQIHTEERPYKCTACGKAFSRSSSLSRHQRVHAAEKCXKCKECGKGFPQNHHLSHNQRIHTAEKPWK; encoded by the exons ATGGATATTGGAGAGAAAACCTATAATTGTTATGATAATGGTAAAGTTGTTAACCAGTCTTCAAAACTTATTCAACAGCAGAGATTTCAGAGTAAGCGGAAACATTGCAAGTGTAGTACATGTGGAAAAGTCTTTAGTAACTCACCAAATCGAAGTAGACATAGGAAAGTTCATACAGGAAGGAAACATTTCAAATGTGcagcatgtggcaaagcctttaatcagaatTCATCTTTAACTGAAC ATCAGCAAATTCATACTAGGGAGAGACCTTatgaatgtacagaatgtggcaaggcttttaagaagagttcaactttaactcaacatcagcgaatccattccggggaaagaccttataaatgtacagaatgtggcaaagcctttatccgttattattttcttagtcaacatcagcgaatccatactggtgagagaccttataaatgtacagcatgtggaaAGGCTTTTAACCAGCGTTCAGCTTTAACtggacatcagcgaatccatactggggagagaccttataaatgtacatcatgtggcaaggcttttaagcagcgTTCAGCTTTAACTGAACATCACCAAATCCATACTgaggagagaccttataaatgtacagcatgtggcaaagcctttatccgttattattttctttctcgaCATAAGCGAATCCACACTGCGGAGAGACCTTatgaatgtacagcatgtggcaaggcttttaagcagcgTTCAGCTTTAACtggacatcagcgaatccatactggggagagaccttataaatgtacagcatgtggcaaggcttttaagcagcgTTCAGCTTTAACtggacatcagcgaatccatactggggagagaccttataaatgtacatcatgtggcaaggcttttaagcagcgTTCAGCTTTAACTGAACATCACCAAATCCATACTgaggagagaccttataaatgtacagcatgtggcaaagccttttccCGGAGTTCAAGTCTTTCTCGACATCAGAGAGTTCATGCTGCAGAGAAATGTtagaaatgtaaggaatgtggcaaAGGATTTCCTCAGAACCATCACCTCTCTCataatcagagaattcatactgcagAGAAACCTTGGAAATGA